A section of the Pseudomonas sp. FP453 genome encodes:
- the hda gene encoding DnaA regulatory inactivator Hda, protein MKPIQLPLGVRLRDDATFINYYPGANAAALGYVERLCEADAGWTESLIYLWGKHGVGRTHLLQAACLRFEQMGEAAVYLPLAELMDRGIGIFDHLEQYELVCLDDLQAIAGKAEWEEALFHLFNRLRDSGRRLLIAASTSPRELPVKLADLKSRLTLALIFQMRPLSDEDKLRALQLRASRRGLHLTDEVGHFILTRGTRSMSALFDLLEQLDQASLQAQRKLTIPFLKETLGW, encoded by the coding sequence ATGAAACCGATTCAGCTGCCCTTGGGTGTGCGTCTGCGTGACGACGCCACCTTTATCAACTACTACCCAGGCGCCAATGCCGCTGCACTCGGCTATGTCGAGCGGCTATGCGAAGCCGACGCCGGGTGGACCGAAAGCCTGATCTATCTGTGGGGCAAACACGGCGTAGGGCGTACTCACCTGCTGCAGGCCGCGTGCCTGCGCTTTGAGCAGATGGGCGAAGCGGCGGTCTACCTGCCGTTGGCTGAATTGATGGACCGTGGCATCGGCATCTTCGATCACCTTGAGCAATACGAGCTGGTCTGCCTGGACGACCTGCAGGCGATTGCCGGCAAGGCGGAGTGGGAAGAGGCGCTGTTCCATCTGTTCAACCGCCTGCGGGACAGCGGCCGGCGCTTGTTGATCGCCGCATCGACCTCGCCGCGCGAGCTGCCGGTGAAGCTGGCTGACCTCAAGTCGCGCCTGACTCTGGCCCTGATCTTCCAGATGCGCCCGCTCTCCGACGAAGACAAGCTGCGCGCCCTGCAATTGCGTGCATCCCGTCGCGGCCTGCACCTCACTGACGAAGTGGGGCACTTTATCCTGACTCGCGGCACCCGCAGCATGAGCGCGTTGTTCGATTTGCTCGAACAGCTCGATCAGGCCTCCTTGCAGGCCCAGCGCAAGCTGACCATTCCCTTCCTCAAGGAAACCCTCGGCTGGTAG
- a CDS encoding cobyrinate a,c-diamide synthase yields the protein MNQPRHCPAVLIAAPASGQGKTTVTAALARLHRNLGRKVRVFKCGPDFLDPMIHERASGAPVYQLDMWMVGEQESRRLLWEAAGEADLILIEGVMGLFDGTPSSADLARHFGVPVLGVIDGTAMAQTFGALALGLARYQPDLPFAGVLANRVGTLRHAQLLEGSLTEGLRWYGALSRETGIELPSRHLGLVQASELNDLDVRLDAAAQALGSSCEVALPPPVTFAAPEVIAAEPLLDGVRIAVARDEAFAFTYGASLDLLRAMGAELHFFSPIHDRELPDVDSLYLPGGYPELHHQALSENTAMLDAIRAHHAAGKPLLAECGGMLYLLDSLTDVDGNRAELLGLLQGDAVMQKKLAALALQNVELPEGVLRGHTYHHSLTSTDCTPIARGVSPNGGRGAEAVYRQGRMTASYVHFYFPSNPAAVAALFAPDREGAIAGKPAPTSTASADPNKGGKPAPTSTVFADPNVGAGLPAIGP from the coding sequence TTGAATCAGCCCCGTCATTGCCCGGCCGTATTGATCGCCGCACCGGCGTCCGGCCAGGGCAAAACCACCGTCACCGCTGCGCTCGCCCGTTTGCACCGCAACCTGGGGCGCAAGGTGCGCGTGTTCAAATGCGGGCCGGACTTTCTCGACCCGATGATCCACGAGCGCGCCAGCGGTGCGCCGGTGTATCAGTTGGACATGTGGATGGTGGGCGAGCAGGAAAGTCGCCGCCTGTTGTGGGAAGCTGCTGGCGAGGCCGACCTGATCCTCATCGAAGGCGTCATGGGCCTGTTCGACGGCACTCCGTCCAGCGCTGACCTGGCCCGCCACTTCGGCGTGCCGGTACTCGGCGTGATCGACGGCACCGCCATGGCCCAGACGTTTGGCGCATTGGCCCTGGGCCTGGCGCGTTATCAGCCGGACCTGCCGTTCGCCGGCGTGCTGGCCAACCGCGTCGGCACCCTGCGCCATGCGCAACTGCTCGAAGGCAGCCTCACCGAAGGCCTGCGCTGGTACGGCGCCTTGTCCCGCGAGACCGGCATCGAATTGCCAAGCCGTCACCTGGGCCTGGTGCAAGCCAGCGAACTGAATGACCTCGACGTACGCCTCGACGCCGCCGCCCAAGCCTTGGGCAGCAGCTGCGAAGTCGCCTTGCCGCCGCCAGTGACCTTCGCTGCGCCGGAAGTGATCGCCGCCGAGCCGCTGCTCGACGGTGTGCGCATCGCCGTGGCCCGCGACGAAGCCTTCGCCTTTACCTACGGCGCCAGCCTCGACCTGTTGCGGGCGATGGGCGCCGAGTTGCACTTCTTCTCGCCGATCCATGATCGTGAATTGCCTGACGTAGACAGTCTCTATCTGCCGGGCGGCTACCCGGAATTGCATCACCAGGCGTTGTCGGAAAACACCGCGATGCTCGACGCAATCCGCGCCCACCACGCCGCCGGCAAACCGTTGCTCGCCGAGTGCGGCGGCATGTTGTACCTGCTGGACTCGCTGACTGATGTGGATGGCAATCGCGCTGAACTGCTCGGTCTGCTGCAGGGTGATGCGGTGATGCAGAAGAAATTGGCCGCCCTGGCCCTGCAAAATGTCGAGTTGCCGGAAGGTGTACTGCGTGGGCATACCTATCACCACTCCCTGACCAGCACCGACTGCACGCCGATTGCCCGTGGCGTGAGCCCCAATGGCGGGCGGGGTGCCGAGGCGGTTTACCGACAGGGGCGGATGACGGCTTCCTACGTGCACTTTTACTTTCCGTCGAATCCGGCGGCGGTGGCTGCATTGTTTGCGCCAGACCGGGAGGGCGCCATCGCAGGCAAGCCAGCTCCCACATCGACCGCGTCCGCCGATCCAAATAAGGGAGGCAAGCCAGCCCCCACCTCGACAGTGTTCGCAGATCCAAATGTGGGAGCGGGCTTGCCCGCGATAGGGCCATGA
- the cobO gene encoding cob(I)yrinic acid a,c-diamide adenosyltransferase codes for MTDSPDRDERHLARMLRKKAVIDERIANSPNECGLLLVLTGNGKGKSSSAFGMLARAMGHGMQCGVVQFIKGRNSTGEELFFRRFPEQVRFHVMGEGFTWETQDRQRDIAAAEAAWEVSRELLQDPSIGLVVLDELNIALKHGYLDLDQVLSDLQARPPMQHVVVTGRGAKPELIEMGDTVTEMGMLKHAFQAGIKAQKGVEL; via the coding sequence ATGACCGATTCCCCCGACCGCGACGAACGCCACCTGGCGCGCATGCTGCGCAAAAAAGCCGTGATCGACGAGCGCATCGCCAATTCCCCCAACGAGTGCGGCCTGCTGCTGGTGCTGACCGGCAACGGCAAAGGCAAAAGCAGTTCCGCGTTCGGCATGCTCGCCCGCGCCATGGGCCACGGTATGCAGTGCGGTGTGGTGCAGTTCATCAAGGGGCGTAACAGCACCGGCGAAGAGCTGTTCTTCCGCCGTTTCCCCGAGCAAGTGCGCTTCCACGTCATGGGCGAAGGCTTCACCTGGGAAACCCAGGACCGCCAGCGCGACATCGCCGCCGCCGAAGCCGCGTGGGAAGTTTCCCGCGAACTGCTGCAAGACCCGTCCATTGGCCTTGTCGTCCTCGATGAACTGAATATTGCCCTCAAGCACGGCTACCTCGACCTCGACCAAGTGCTCAGCGACCTGCAAGCGCGCCCGCCGATGCAGCACGTGGTGGTCACCGGCCGTGGCGCCAAGCCTGAGCTGATTGAAATGGGCGACACCGTCACCGAAATGGGCATGCTCAAGCACGCGTTCCAGGCCGGTATCAAGGCACAGAAGGGCGTCGAACTTTGA
- a CDS encoding C40 family peptidase: MSTSARLILIVCAALLSACASRPPPAPVAVKPKPVFNYATQNFSPAAEDVLFRALGLVGTPYRWGGNTPDSGFDCSGLIGFVFRDAAGISLPRTTRELIVMRAQDVSEQNLQTGDLLFFATGGGSQVSHAGIYVGEGRFVHAPQTGGTVKLDTLSKAYWQNAYLSAKRVLPGNLARNP; the protein is encoded by the coding sequence ATGTCGACCTCGGCCCGCCTGATCCTCATTGTCTGCGCCGCGCTGCTCAGCGCCTGCGCCAGCCGTCCACCGCCTGCACCCGTCGCGGTGAAGCCCAAGCCGGTGTTCAACTACGCCACCCAGAATTTCTCGCCGGCTGCCGAAGACGTGCTCTTTCGCGCGCTGGGCCTGGTCGGCACGCCTTATCGTTGGGGCGGCAACACGCCGGATTCGGGCTTTGATTGCAGCGGCCTGATCGGCTTTGTGTTTCGCGACGCCGCCGGCATCTCCTTGCCGCGTACTACCCGTGAACTGATCGTGATGCGGGCGCAGGATGTCAGTGAGCAGAACCTGCAAACCGGTGATCTGTTGTTCTTCGCTACAGGCGGCGGTTCGCAGGTCAGCCATGCCGGGATCTACGTGGGCGAGGGCCGCTTCGTACACGCGCCGCAAACCGGCGGTACGGTGAAGCTGGACACCTTGTCCAAGGCGTATTGGCAGAATGCTTATCTGAGTGCCAAGCGCGTGTTGCCAGGGAATCTGGCGCGTAATCCCTGA
- a CDS encoding C40 family peptidase: MLNRFAPLVPLALVTLLFGCASHPQQVVEQQKPQVQNQAKFVAAQSASVYEEELATEKELGAFAGNKPYQLPVLADSILERGMSLIGTRYRFGGTSEAGFDCSGFIGYLFREEAGMNLPRSTREMINVNAPLVARNNLKPGDLLFFSTAGRGRVSHAGIYLGDNQFIHSSSRRSGGVRVDNLGDSYWSKTFIEAKRALAMAPTTVTASK, from the coding sequence ATGCTAAATCGCTTCGCACCCCTCGTGCCTCTCGCACTCGTTACCCTGTTGTTTGGTTGCGCCTCCCACCCTCAACAGGTGGTTGAGCAGCAAAAACCCCAGGTTCAAAATCAGGCAAAATTCGTCGCTGCACAGTCTGCTTCTGTTTATGAAGAAGAGCTGGCGACTGAAAAGGAACTGGGCGCCTTCGCCGGCAACAAGCCTTACCAGCTTCCCGTCCTGGCCGACAGCATCCTCGAACGCGGCATGTCCCTGATCGGTACCCGTTACCGTTTCGGCGGTACCTCTGAAGCCGGTTTCGACTGCAGCGGTTTCATCGGCTACCTGTTTCGTGAAGAAGCGGGCATGAACCTGCCACGCTCCACTCGCGAGATGATCAACGTGAATGCACCGTTGGTCGCGCGCAACAACCTCAAGCCCGGTGATCTGCTTTTCTTCAGTACGGCTGGCCGTGGTCGCGTAAGCCATGCCGGTATCTACCTGGGCGATAACCAGTTTATCCACTCCAGCAGCCGTCGCAGTGGCGGTGTTCGCGTCGACAACCTGGGCGACAGCTACTGGAGCAAAACCTTCATCGAAGCCAAGCGCGCACTCGCCATGGCCCCGACCACGGTTACCGCTAGCAAGTAA
- a CDS encoding sorbosone dehydrogenase family protein, which translates to MHKTRLALLIMCAGALVACGESSTLQVSDGTGPSPKLPEPNKTLIPTVNIAPAIGWPEGAKPTAAAGTQVAAFAEGLDHPRWLYVLPNGDVLVAETNAPPKPDDSKGIRGWVMEKVMGRAGAGVPSPNRITLLRDADHDGIAETRTVFLANLNSPFGMALVGNDLYVADSDKLLRFPYQPGETTIKDAGTKVVDLPGGSINHHWTKNVVASKDGSKLYVSVGSNSNVGENGLQAEEGRAAIWEVDRASGQHRIFASGLRNPNGMAWEPQSGKLWTAVNERDEIGSDLVPDYITSVQDGAFYGWPFSYYGQHVDVRVNPQNLDLVAKAIAPDYAVGPHTASLGLTFAEGSKLPAPFTDGAFIGQHGSWNRKPHSGYKVIFVPFEAGQPKGQPVDVLTGFLDKDEKAMGRPVGVVVDQQGGVLVADDVGNKVWRVSAAK; encoded by the coding sequence ATGCACAAGACCCGACTTGCCCTACTGATCATGTGCGCAGGCGCCCTCGTCGCCTGCGGTGAAAGTTCGACCCTGCAAGTGTCTGACGGCACCGGGCCTTCCCCCAAGCTCCCGGAGCCGAACAAGACCCTGATCCCCACGGTCAACATCGCGCCGGCCATCGGCTGGCCTGAGGGCGCGAAACCCACCGCGGCTGCCGGGACTCAGGTGGCGGCGTTTGCCGAAGGACTGGACCACCCGCGCTGGCTGTATGTGCTACCCAATGGCGACGTGCTGGTGGCAGAAACCAATGCGCCGCCCAAACCCGATGATTCAAAGGGCATTCGCGGCTGGGTGATGGAAAAGGTCATGGGCCGAGCCGGTGCTGGCGTGCCTAGCCCGAACCGCATCACGCTGCTGCGCGACGCCGACCACGATGGCATCGCCGAGACCCGCACGGTGTTTCTGGCCAATCTCAATTCGCCGTTCGGCATGGCCCTGGTGGGCAATGACCTGTATGTAGCCGACTCGGACAAGCTGCTGCGCTTCCCCTACCAGCCGGGTGAAACCACGATCAAGGACGCCGGGACCAAGGTCGTCGACCTCCCCGGCGGCAGCATCAACCACCACTGGACCAAAAACGTGGTGGCGAGCAAGGACGGCAGCAAGCTGTATGTGAGCGTTGGCTCCAACAGCAACGTCGGTGAAAACGGCCTGCAGGCAGAAGAAGGCCGGGCGGCGATCTGGGAAGTGGACCGCGCCAGCGGCCAGCACCGCATCTTCGCCTCGGGCCTGCGCAACCCCAACGGCATGGCCTGGGAACCGCAAAGCGGCAAGCTGTGGACGGCGGTGAACGAACGCGATGAGATCGGCAGCGACCTGGTGCCGGACTACATCACCTCGGTGCAGGATGGCGCCTTCTATGGCTGGCCATTCAGCTACTACGGGCAGCATGTGGATGTGCGGGTCAACCCGCAAAACCTCGACCTGGTGGCCAAGGCGATTGCGCCGGACTACGCCGTGGGCCCACACACCGCCTCGCTGGGCCTGACGTTTGCCGAGGGCAGCAAACTGCCAGCGCCGTTCACTGATGGCGCTTTCATCGGCCAGCATGGCTCGTGGAACCGCAAGCCCCACAGTGGCTACAAGGTGATCTTCGTGCCGTTCGAGGCTGGCCAGCCCAAGGGGCAGCCGGTGGATGTGCTGACCGGGTTCCTCGACAAGGACGAGAAAGCCATGGGCCGGCCGGTGGGTGTGGTGGTTGATCAGCAAGGCGGGGTGTTGGTGGCGGATGATGTGGGGAATAAGGTGTGGCGGGTGTCGGCGGCTAAGTAG